In Chitinophaga sp. HK235, a single window of DNA contains:
- a CDS encoding fasciclin domain-containing protein, translating to MRYYTLPCLFFFLLLMMAGCRKDNLTPPRETAPTRSLGEFIRNNYDLSLLSAAMQKAGILDSLNQPGPFTCFAPDNKAFNDIGITSPRDFDTIDAESLLRWVKYHVLKDRKYISEFPLQMGNKYTTLAGADLYVSSSDAPYIDKTPTESRNVFVNGSMIFPAPKRNLALANGVIHVIRKPLNYTPGTIQDYLQADTSLSIFVAAMKRFGLWDGLKEKGPFTVYVPGNAAFRKNGFTADSISRMDPDKFQQITFAIYPLMLKSKHIFSTDWGQINGQSGAGNSMISVPGFAILPYYFYNFYNDTEDVRIDILMEKGGDNTNGPQRLNYRNGFANGADRVVSNGILHIVDDLMLYPHTLRK from the coding sequence ATGCGATATTATACCTTGCCTTGCTTGTTTTTCTTCTTGCTGCTGATGATGGCAGGATGCAGGAAAGATAACCTGACACCACCCAGGGAAACTGCGCCCACCCGCTCGCTGGGAGAGTTTATCCGCAACAACTATGACCTGAGCCTTCTGTCGGCGGCCATGCAAAAAGCAGGCATACTGGACAGTCTTAACCAGCCAGGCCCCTTTACTTGTTTTGCGCCCGATAACAAAGCCTTTAATGATATCGGTATTACCAGCCCGCGCGATTTTGATACCATAGATGCTGAGTCGCTGCTCAGATGGGTGAAATACCACGTTTTAAAAGACCGGAAATATATCTCCGAGTTTCCGCTGCAGATGGGTAATAAGTATACAACCCTGGCAGGAGCTGACCTGTACGTGTCTTCCTCCGATGCGCCGTATATAGATAAAACGCCAACTGAAAGCAGAAATGTATTTGTAAATGGATCGATGATATTCCCGGCGCCAAAACGAAATTTAGCACTGGCCAACGGAGTGATACACGTGATCCGTAAACCGCTCAATTATACACCGGGCACTATCCAGGATTACCTGCAGGCAGATACCAGCCTGTCAATATTTGTGGCCGCCATGAAACGTTTCGGACTGTGGGACGGCCTGAAGGAAAAAGGCCCTTTCACCGTATATGTGCCTGGCAATGCAGCCTTCCGTAAGAACGGCTTTACTGCCGACAGTATCAGCCGTATGGACCCTGACAAATTTCAGCAAATCACCTTTGCCATCTATCCGCTGATGCTGAAGTCCAAACATATTTTCTCTACCGACTGGGGACAGATCAATGGCCAGTCTGGTGCGGGAAACAGTATGATCAGTGTGCCCGGCTTTGCGATCTTACCTTATTACTTCTATAATTTTTATAACGACACGGAAGATGTCCGGATTGATATACTGATGGAAAAAGGAGGAGATAATACCAATGGCCCACAGAGACTGAATTACCGGAACGGGTTTGCTAATGGAGCTGATCGTGTTGTGTCCAACGGGATACTGCATATCGTGGATGACCTGATGCTTTACCCCCATACTTTACGCAAATAA
- a CDS encoding TonB-dependent receptor domain-containing protein, with translation MSGVVRDAKKNAPIAGAEILVQSSGNHLIADAHGRFTVEVKDTVDVLVVYFVGYATKMVKVGASSALDIHIQSDSKTLGGVTVEARRRTNTEASLLNDRKNSAIISDGISAQNIERTASITTTQALQRVSGVTITDDKYVAIRGLGDRSVIGQLNGVRLASSDPDRSAIPLDLVPSSLLDNITVYKSNTPDKPADASAGIVELKTKSIPDRETFSLTIQSGFNTQVGLGGKVNSFYNSESGFLGEKIKNKGLTNEFLALSKQYPNGLREIQDKISNSRNDPAILAEASRINNIMHQFDPVLTSKYKSAPLNQLYALTYGNNFKVFKKHQVGIIAGANYYSRVTDTYGGDLTQWSIYQGVLTGSNEVYSPRIIPNYITPNNIHLGKYLTYKENTGIQTLNYGFLGGLAYRFNPQHEISMQYLGSRGAETRASNLYGAYDYTGLPGTVSNIIYSLKQSYRTLNTFNLQGEHKLLKGEYSPRLSYNLATSSSSQDDPDYRFVNLAAYKPVGGGAYPRPTQQPGSPPEFVYSTDLYSLVSGYVNGYGPYGIIQADPNGRRFRKLHETNYNYKADLMIPFKVAGLRQEFKTGVNYLHRKRDFTENVLFLPGSNYSANKALPLYEVNGNLDRLVGFDRIGIRPPSGYNNEGQPVTGGFLYNIQKSPNNYKGFYETRAFYGMLDLHLTDNLRLTGGVRFELTDIQAAVDTSGVFLDPTITTPDKDGNKVNLVYTEPNSIYKTDYKPYYSANLTYTLNKKMNFRLGYSNSLARPELRELTNVFDFDPFQFALVVGNPKLKNQLTTNYDFRWEWFPSAGEVLSASVFYKEIDNQLTKIYKQHSTGLDARFPEFPAIEFQNDPNKGRVYGIELEAVKNLGTLVPALNHFSLGANLLLAQSEIKKSAERMQASQALDRRAPANSPLFEQAPYSVNVFLNYFNSKIGTDITTTFNMVGERLIQVNLDGTPDLYTRPNPVLDIVLSQRIVKRLQFKGYAKNILDRPLQEVYANPNTGGKYYGKEYIRRSYKRGTEIMLGLSYTL, from the coding sequence GTGAGCGGTGTGGTCAGAGATGCAAAGAAAAACGCACCAATAGCCGGTGCTGAAATCCTGGTGCAGAGCAGCGGCAACCATCTCATCGCTGACGCCCATGGCCGGTTTACGGTGGAAGTAAAAGATACTGTAGACGTGCTGGTGGTATACTTTGTAGGGTATGCTACCAAAATGGTGAAAGTAGGTGCCAGCTCAGCACTCGATATTCACATACAATCCGATAGTAAAACGCTGGGTGGCGTAACCGTGGAAGCAAGGCGCAGAACCAATACCGAAGCATCTTTGCTCAACGACCGTAAAAATTCGGCCATCATCTCCGATGGTATCTCCGCACAGAATATCGAGCGTACAGCCAGTATTACCACCACACAGGCATTACAGCGGGTATCCGGTGTAACGATCACCGATGATAAATATGTAGCCATCCGCGGCCTAGGTGACCGCAGCGTAATCGGACAGCTCAACGGCGTGCGCCTGGCCTCCTCAGACCCCGACCGCAGCGCCATCCCGCTGGACCTCGTACCATCCAGCCTGCTCGACAACATCACCGTTTATAAAAGCAACACCCCCGACAAGCCCGCAGACGCTTCCGCCGGTATCGTGGAACTGAAAACAAAATCCATCCCCGACAGGGAAACATTCAGCCTCACCATACAAAGCGGCTTCAACACACAGGTTGGCCTCGGTGGAAAAGTAAACAGCTTCTATAACAGTGAGAGCGGTTTTCTCGGAGAAAAAATAAAAAACAAAGGACTCACCAATGAGTTCCTGGCCTTGTCCAAACAATATCCCAACGGCCTGAGAGAAATACAGGATAAAATTTCCAACAGCCGCAACGATCCGGCCATACTCGCAGAAGCCAGCCGTATCAACAATATCATGCACCAGTTTGATCCTGTGCTGACCTCCAAATACAAATCAGCACCACTCAATCAACTGTATGCACTGACTTACGGTAATAATTTTAAAGTGTTTAAGAAACACCAGGTGGGCATCATCGCCGGCGCCAACTATTACAGCCGCGTTACAGATACTTATGGTGGCGATCTGACACAGTGGAGTATCTACCAGGGTGTACTCACCGGCAGCAACGAGGTGTACAGTCCCCGTATCATCCCCAACTACATCACACCTAACAATATCCATCTGGGCAAATACCTTACCTATAAGGAAAATACCGGTATACAAACACTGAACTACGGCTTCCTCGGAGGCCTGGCCTATCGTTTTAATCCGCAGCATGAAATCAGTATGCAATACCTGGGCAGCCGTGGCGCAGAAACCAGAGCCAGCAACCTTTACGGCGCCTATGATTATACCGGTTTGCCCGGAACAGTGTCCAACATTATCTATTCACTCAAACAAAGTTACCGCACCCTCAATACCTTCAACCTCCAGGGTGAACACAAGCTGCTTAAAGGTGAATACAGTCCGCGCCTGAGTTACAATCTCGCTACTTCTTCCTCCAGTCAGGATGATCCGGATTATCGTTTTGTGAACCTGGCGGCTTACAAACCCGTTGGTGGCGGCGCTTATCCACGCCCGACGCAGCAACCGGGCAGCCCTCCGGAATTTGTTTATTCAACAGATTTGTACTCCCTGGTATCCGGTTATGTGAACGGCTATGGTCCCTACGGCATCATCCAGGCCGATCCCAACGGCCGCCGCTTTCGTAAACTGCATGAAACTAACTACAACTACAAAGCCGACCTGATGATACCTTTCAAGGTAGCAGGCCTGCGTCAGGAGTTTAAAACAGGTGTCAACTATCTCCATCGTAAAAGGGATTTTACAGAAAACGTATTATTTCTGCCTGGCTCCAACTACTCTGCCAACAAGGCTTTGCCGCTGTATGAAGTAAATGGTAACCTGGACCGCCTCGTAGGATTTGACCGCATCGGTATCCGTCCGCCTTCCGGTTATAACAACGAAGGACAGCCTGTTACCGGCGGCTTCTTATACAATATCCAGAAATCACCCAACAACTATAAAGGGTTTTATGAAACCCGCGCTTTCTATGGTATGCTCGACCTGCATCTGACCGATAACCTGCGCCTCACTGGTGGCGTGCGTTTTGAGCTGACCGACATACAGGCTGCCGTAGATACCTCCGGCGTTTTCCTGGACCCTACCATCACCACACCAGATAAAGATGGCAACAAAGTGAACCTGGTATATACCGAGCCTAATTCCATCTACAAAACAGACTACAAGCCCTACTACTCTGCTAACCTGACCTATACACTGAATAAAAAGATGAATTTCCGCCTGGGTTACAGCAACTCACTGGCACGTCCGGAGCTGCGGGAACTGACGAACGTTTTTGATTTTGATCCCTTCCAGTTTGCGCTGGTAGTAGGTAACCCCAAGTTGAAAAATCAGCTCACCACCAACTACGATTTCCGCTGGGAATGGTTCCCTTCTGCTGGTGAAGTGTTGTCTGCTTCTGTGTTTTACAAAGAGATCGATAACCAGCTGACGAAAATATACAAACAACATTCTACCGGACTGGATGCACGTTTCCCTGAGTTTCCGGCTATCGAGTTTCAGAATGATCCCAACAAAGGACGGGTATATGGTATAGAGCTGGAAGCCGTGAAAAACCTGGGCACACTGGTGCCTGCGCTGAATCACTTCAGCCTGGGCGCTAACCTCCTGCTGGCACAAAGTGAGATCAAAAAAAGTGCGGAAAGGATGCAGGCCTCTCAGGCACTGGACCGTCGCGCACCCGCCAACAGTCCGCTGTTTGAACAGGCTCCTTATTCCGTGAATGTTTTCCTGAACTATTTCAACAGCAAAATCGGAACAGATATCACCACCACCTTCAACATGGTAGGAGAGCGGTTGATACAGGTAAACCTCGATGGTACGCCCGATCTGTACACCCGCCCTAATCCCGTGCTGGACATCGTGCTGAGCCAGCGCATCGTTAAACGCCTGCAGTTTAAAGGTTATGCTAAAAACATACTGGACAGGCCCCTGCAGGAAGTTTACGCCAACCCCAACACAGGTGGTAAGTACTACGGAAAAGAGTATATCCGCAGAAGTTATAAACGCGGTACAGAGATCATGCTGGGACTGAGCTATACCTTATAA